A genome region from Dickeya chrysanthemi NCPPB 402 includes the following:
- the fucO gene encoding lactaldehyde reductase — protein MTHRMILNETSYFGSGAIAHLTAEVQRRGFHKALVVTDKELVKYGVAGNVTALLDKAGLPYEVYDGVIPNPTIPVVQHGVERFQASGADYLIAIGGGSPQDTCKAIGIIINNPEFADVRSLEGVAATRKPSVPIFAIPTTSGTAAEVTINYVITDEEKRRKFVCVDPHDIPIVSFIDTDMMRSMPASLKAATGIDALTHAIEGFTTQGAWELTDMLHLKAIEIISRSLRDSVAGKVQGVEDMALGQYIAGMGFSNVGLGLVHGMAHPLGAFYNTPHGVANAILLPHIMAWNAEYTGEKFRAIAVAMGVKGADNMPLAQVREAAIQAVRQLAQDVDIPVQLRQVGVKEQDIPALAQAAFDDVCTGGNPRPATVKEIEALYHAIY, from the coding sequence ATGACGCACAGAATGATACTGAATGAAACGTCCTACTTTGGCAGCGGCGCCATCGCCCATTTAACAGCAGAGGTGCAACGGCGCGGTTTCCACAAAGCGCTGGTGGTGACGGACAAAGAACTGGTGAAATACGGCGTCGCCGGTAACGTGACCGCCCTGCTGGATAAAGCCGGGCTGCCTTATGAGGTGTATGACGGCGTGATCCCCAATCCGACTATCCCCGTCGTCCAGCATGGGGTCGAGCGTTTTCAGGCCTCCGGCGCTGATTATCTGATAGCTATCGGCGGCGGTTCCCCGCAAGATACCTGTAAAGCCATCGGTATTATTATCAACAACCCGGAATTCGCGGATGTACGTAGTCTGGAAGGGGTGGCCGCCACCCGTAAACCCAGTGTGCCGATCTTCGCGATACCGACAACCTCCGGCACCGCCGCCGAAGTCACCATCAATTATGTCATCACCGATGAAGAGAAACGGCGTAAATTCGTCTGCGTCGATCCGCACGATATTCCGATTGTGTCGTTTATCGACACAGACATGATGCGCAGTATGCCGGCATCGCTCAAAGCCGCTACCGGCATCGACGCGCTGACCCACGCTATCGAAGGGTTCACCACTCAGGGCGCCTGGGAACTGACCGACATGCTGCACCTGAAAGCCATCGAAATCATCAGCCGTTCGCTGCGTGATTCCGTTGCCGGGAAAGTGCAGGGCGTAGAAGACATGGCGCTGGGGCAATACATCGCCGGTATGGGTTTTTCCAACGTTGGGCTGGGGCTGGTGCACGGCATGGCACACCCGCTGGGCGCGTTTTATAACACCCCGCATGGCGTCGCCAACGCCATTCTGCTGCCGCATATCATGGCCTGGAATGCGGAGTATACCGGTGAAAAATTCCGTGCCATCGCCGTTGCCATGGGGGTGAAAGGCGCAGACAACATGCCGCTGGCACAGGTGCGGGAAGCGGCGATTCAGGCCGTACGCCAACTGGCGCAGGATGTGGATATTCCGGTGCAATTGCGCCAGGTAGGCGTCAAAGAACAGGATATTCCGGCACTGGCGCAGGCGGCATTTGACGATGTCTGTACCGGCGGCAATCCGCGCCCGGCAACGGTGAAGGAAATTGAAGCGCTGTATCACGCGATCTACTGA
- the gcvP gene encoding aminomethyl-transferring glycine dehydrogenase codes for MTQTLSQLEHGSAFTERHIGPSATQQQQMLAAIGADSLDALTRQIVPADIQLPQPPAVGDAATESQALAELKAIAGRNQRYKSYIGMGYHAVLTPPVILRNVLENPGWYTAYTPYQPEVSQGRLEALLNFQQVTQDLTGLELASASLLDEATAAAEAMAMAKRVSKLKQANRFFVADDVHPQTLDVVRTRALTFGFEIVTGNAADVVKYDDVFGVLLQQVGTTGELHDYRALMAELKNRKVIISVVSDIMALVLLAAPGKQGADMVLGSAQRFGVPMGYGGPHAAFFACRDEYKRAMPGRIIGVSRDAAGNTALRMAMQTREQHIRREKANSNICTSQVLLANIAGMYAVYHGPQGLKRIAGRIHRLADILAAGLTACGLTLRHQHWFDTLTVEVADKAAVLNRALSAGINLRADLDGAVGIALDETTSRYDVLALFAVLLGDSHGLDIDTLDAAVSRQSASIPEALLRSDDILTHPVFNQYHSETEMMRYLHRLESKDLALNQAMIPLGSCTMKLNAVAEMLPITWPEFAELHPFCPPEQALGYRQLITQLSDWLVQLTGYDAVCMQPNSGAQGEYAGLLAIRRYHESRNEGERNLCLIPSSAHGTNPASAQMAGMQVVVVACDKQGNIDLHDLREKAQQAGDKLSCIMVTYPSTHGVYEETIREVCQIVHQYGGQVYLDGANMNAQVGITSPGYIGADVSHLNLHKTFCIPHGGGGPGMGPIGVKAHLAPFVPGHQVVAMDGVLTRQGAVSAAPFGSASILPISWMYIRMMGAQGLKQASQVAILNANYVATRLKDAYPVLYTGRDGRVAHECILDIRPLKDSTGISEMDIAKRLIDYGFHAPTMSFPVAGTLMIEPTESESKVELDRFIDAMLAIRAEIDRVAAGEWPHEDNPLVNAPHTQTELAADWSHPYSRELAVFPAGQAHKYWPAVKRLDDVYGDRNLFCSCVPMSEYQ; via the coding sequence ATGACCCAGACTCTCAGTCAACTCGAACACGGCAGTGCGTTCACGGAGCGCCATATCGGCCCGTCAGCTACTCAGCAACAGCAGATGCTGGCTGCCATTGGCGCAGATTCGCTGGACGCACTTACCCGTCAGATTGTACCCGCCGATATCCAACTGCCCCAACCGCCGGCGGTGGGTGATGCCGCCACCGAGTCTCAGGCATTGGCTGAATTGAAGGCCATCGCCGGTCGCAATCAGCGCTATAAAAGTTATATCGGCATGGGGTATCACGCGGTGCTGACGCCGCCGGTGATTTTGCGCAACGTGCTGGAGAATCCGGGCTGGTATACCGCGTATACGCCGTACCAGCCGGAGGTGTCGCAGGGGCGTCTGGAAGCATTGCTGAATTTCCAGCAAGTGACGCAGGATTTGACCGGGCTGGAGCTGGCTTCCGCTTCGCTGCTGGATGAGGCGACCGCCGCCGCAGAAGCGATGGCGATGGCAAAACGCGTCAGTAAGCTCAAGCAGGCCAACCGTTTCTTTGTTGCCGATGATGTTCATCCGCAGACGCTGGATGTGGTGCGCACCCGCGCGCTGACCTTCGGTTTCGAGATTGTCACCGGCAACGCCGCCGATGTGGTGAAATATGACGACGTGTTCGGCGTGTTGCTGCAACAGGTCGGCACCACCGGTGAGTTGCACGACTATCGTGCGCTGATGGCCGAGCTGAAAAACCGGAAGGTGATCATCAGCGTGGTGTCGGACATCATGGCGCTGGTACTGCTGGCGGCACCCGGCAAACAGGGGGCCGACATGGTGTTGGGTTCCGCTCAGCGTTTCGGCGTACCTATGGGGTACGGCGGTCCGCACGCGGCGTTCTTTGCCTGCCGCGATGAATACAAACGCGCGATGCCGGGCCGTATTATCGGTGTTTCCCGCGATGCGGCCGGCAACACGGCGCTGCGCATGGCGATGCAGACCCGCGAACAACATATCCGCCGTGAAAAAGCCAATTCCAATATCTGTACCTCGCAGGTGCTGCTGGCCAACATTGCCGGTATGTACGCGGTATATCACGGGCCGCAGGGGTTGAAACGCATTGCCGGGCGCATCCACCGTTTGGCCGATATTCTGGCCGCCGGTCTGACGGCGTGTGGCCTGACGCTGCGTCATCAGCACTGGTTCGATACGTTGACCGTCGAGGTCGCCGATAAGGCGGCGGTGTTAAACCGCGCACTGAGCGCGGGTATCAACCTGCGTGCCGATCTCGATGGCGCGGTCGGCATCGCGCTGGATGAAACCACCAGCCGCTATGATGTGCTGGCGCTGTTTGCCGTGTTGCTGGGCGACAGTCATGGGCTGGATATCGATACGCTGGATGCGGCGGTTAGCCGGCAGTCGGCGTCGATTCCTGAGGCGTTGTTGCGTAGCGACGATATCCTGACTCACCCGGTGTTCAATCAATACCACAGCGAAACCGAGATGATGCGTTATCTGCACCGTCTTGAAAGCAAGGATCTGGCGCTGAATCAGGCGATGATCCCGCTCGGTTCCTGCACCATGAAACTTAACGCGGTGGCGGAAATGCTGCCGATCACCTGGCCGGAATTTGCCGAGCTGCACCCGTTCTGCCCGCCGGAACAGGCGCTGGGTTACCGCCAACTGATTACGCAGTTATCCGACTGGCTGGTGCAACTGACCGGCTACGACGCCGTGTGTATGCAGCCGAATTCCGGTGCGCAGGGGGAATATGCCGGTTTGCTGGCGATCCGCCGTTATCACGAAAGCCGTAACGAAGGCGAACGTAACCTGTGCCTGATCCCGAGCTCCGCCCACGGCACCAACCCGGCTTCCGCTCAGATGGCGGGGATGCAGGTGGTGGTGGTGGCCTGCGACAAGCAGGGGAACATCGACCTGCACGATCTGCGGGAAAAAGCGCAGCAGGCGGGCGATAAACTCTCCTGCATCATGGTGACTTATCCATCCACCCACGGCGTGTATGAAGAAACCATCCGCGAAGTGTGCCAGATTGTTCACCAGTACGGCGGCCAGGTGTATCTGGATGGCGCCAACATGAACGCGCAGGTGGGAATTACCTCGCCGGGTTACATCGGTGCGGACGTGTCGCACCTTAACCTGCATAAGACCTTCTGCATTCCTCACGGCGGTGGCGGCCCGGGCATGGGGCCTATCGGCGTGAAAGCGCATCTGGCGCCGTTCGTGCCGGGCCATCAGGTGGTGGCAATGGACGGCGTGTTGACGCGTCAGGGGGCGGTTTCCGCCGCGCCGTTCGGCAGTGCTTCCATTCTGCCGATCAGTTGGATGTATATCCGCATGATGGGGGCGCAAGGGCTGAAACAGGCCAGTCAGGTGGCTATCCTGAATGCCAACTACGTCGCAACCCGCCTGAAAGATGCCTATCCGGTGTTGTACACCGGCCGCGATGGACGCGTAGCGCACGAGTGCATTCTGGATATTCGTCCGCTGAAAGACAGCACCGGCATCAGCGAGATGGATATCGCCAAACGTCTGATCGACTACGGTTTCCATGCGCCGACCATGTCGTTCCCGGTCGCAGGCACGCTGATGATCGAACCGACCGAATCGGAAAGTAAAGTGGAGCTGGACCGCTTCATCGACGCGATGCTGGCGATCCGCGCCGAGATCGACCGCGTGGCGGCGGGCGAATGGCCGCATGAGGATAACCCGCTGGTGAACGCGCCGCATACCCAGACTGAGCTGGCGGCCGACTGGTCGCACCCGTACAGCCGCGAGCTGGCGGTATTCCCGGCCGGGCAGGCTCACAAGTACTGGCCGGCAGTGAAACGTCTGGATGATGTCTACGGCGACCGTAACCTGTTCTGCTCCTGTGTGCCGATGAGCGAGTATCAGTAA
- the alsS gene encoding acetolactate synthase AlsS: MENMDGQQHWSSGAELIVKHLEQQGVNYVFGIPGAKVDRVFDSLVDSSIQTIPVRHEANGAFMAAAIGRLTGKAGVTLVTSGPGCSNLVTGLATATAEGDPMVALGGAVKRADRLKLTHQSLDTVSLFQPVTKYSAEITVSSAISEVMANAFRAAEFGRPGAAFISLPEDIVNEPADSPILARTSLPTLNSAPLRDVEHVAGLIKNAKNPILLLGLMASQPKNAQALRRLLHHSGLPVTSTYQAAGVIDQQHFDHFAGRVGLFNNQAGDKLLQQADLIVTVGYSPVEYAPALWNSGKATLVHLDVLPAEVESAYRPDVELVGDISITVDMLNEQLSSPIVLSPQAAAILEERSQLRHQLATRAINMDGFAIHPLRLVRVMQDLVNKDVTLCVDMGSFHIWLARYLYSFRARQVLMTNGQQTMGVALPWAIAAALVNPKQKVVSVSGDGGFMQSSMELETAVRLKSNILHIIWVDNAYNMVEIQEEKKYRRSSGVKFGPIDFKAYAEAFGAKGFAVESAAELVPKLWQAMDVDGPAVIAIPVDYSDNHYLMENVNISHLI; the protein is encoded by the coding sequence ATGGAAAATATGGATGGTCAACAGCATTGGTCTAGTGGTGCTGAACTGATCGTAAAACATCTTGAGCAGCAAGGCGTCAACTATGTCTTCGGCATTCCTGGTGCAAAAGTCGATCGCGTGTTTGATTCACTGGTGGATTCGTCGATCCAGACCATTCCCGTACGGCATGAGGCTAATGGCGCCTTTATGGCGGCGGCCATCGGCCGTCTCACCGGCAAAGCCGGCGTAACGCTGGTGACCTCCGGACCCGGTTGTTCGAACCTGGTGACCGGTCTGGCTACCGCAACGGCAGAGGGTGACCCGATGGTGGCGCTGGGGGGCGCGGTGAAACGTGCCGACCGCCTGAAACTGACCCATCAAAGCCTGGATACCGTCAGCCTGTTTCAGCCGGTGACCAAGTACAGCGCTGAAATCACCGTGTCGTCCGCGATTTCAGAAGTGATGGCCAACGCCTTTCGCGCCGCCGAGTTTGGCCGGCCGGGCGCCGCGTTCATCAGCCTGCCGGAAGATATTGTCAACGAACCGGCAGACAGCCCGATTCTGGCGCGTACTTCGTTGCCGACCCTCAATAGCGCGCCGCTACGGGATGTCGAACATGTGGCCGGGCTTATCAAAAACGCGAAAAACCCGATATTACTGCTGGGGTTGATGGCCAGCCAGCCGAAAAACGCGCAGGCGCTGCGTCGGTTACTGCATCATAGCGGCTTGCCGGTGACCAGTACCTATCAAGCCGCCGGGGTTATCGATCAACAGCATTTTGATCACTTTGCCGGACGGGTCGGGTTGTTCAACAATCAGGCCGGCGACAAACTGTTACAGCAGGCGGACCTTATCGTCACAGTCGGTTATAGCCCGGTGGAGTACGCCCCGGCGCTGTGGAATTCCGGTAAGGCTACGCTGGTGCACCTTGATGTGCTACCCGCTGAAGTGGAAAGCGCCTACCGCCCGGATGTGGAACTGGTCGGCGATATCAGCATTACCGTCGATATGCTCAACGAGCAACTGAGTTCGCCGATTGTGTTGTCTCCTCAGGCGGCTGCGATTCTGGAAGAGCGCAGCCAGTTGCGTCACCAATTAGCGACCCGCGCCATCAACATGGATGGTTTTGCTATCCATCCGTTGCGGCTGGTGCGGGTGATGCAGGATCTGGTCAATAAAGACGTGACCTTGTGCGTAGATATGGGCAGCTTCCATATCTGGCTGGCGCGTTATCTCTATAGCTTCCGTGCCCGTCAGGTGCTAATGACTAACGGACAGCAGACTATGGGGGTTGCGCTGCCGTGGGCGATCGCCGCTGCGTTGGTCAACCCGAAACAGAAGGTCGTGTCGGTATCCGGGGATGGCGGTTTCATGCAGTCCAGCATGGAACTGGAAACGGCGGTGCGGCTGAAATCGAACATTCTGCACATTATCTGGGTAGATAACGCCTACAACATGGTGGAAATTCAGGAAGAGAAGAAGTATCGCCGCTCTTCCGGCGTCAAGTTCGGCCCCATCGATTTCAAAGCCTATGCGGAAGCGTTCGGCGCTAAAGGTTTCGCCGTTGAATCTGCCGCCGAGCTGGTGCCGAAGCTCTGGCAGGCAATGGATGTCGATGGACCGGCGGTGATTGCGATTCCGGTGGATTATTCCGACAACCATTACCTGATGGAGAACGTCAATATCAGCCACCTGATCTAG
- the gcvH gene encoding glycine cleavage system protein GcvH, producing the protein MSNVPAELKYTSSHEWVMAEGNGVYSVGITEHAQELLGDMVFVDLPEVGSTVNAGDDCAVAESVKAASDIYAPISGEIVEINEELEGAPELVNSAPYAEGWLFRIKASDEAELNELLDAEGYQALLEEEDGDEEE; encoded by the coding sequence ATGAGCAATGTTCCGGCAGAACTGAAATATACCTCGTCCCATGAGTGGGTGATGGCGGAAGGCAATGGCGTTTATAGCGTAGGTATTACCGAGCATGCGCAGGAGTTACTGGGCGATATGGTGTTTGTCGATCTGCCGGAAGTCGGCAGTACGGTGAACGCCGGCGACGATTGCGCCGTGGCGGAGTCCGTCAAAGCCGCGTCTGATATCTACGCGCCGATCAGCGGTGAAATCGTGGAAATCAACGAAGAGCTGGAAGGTGCGCCGGAGCTGGTAAACAGCGCGCCTTACGCCGAAGGCTGGCTGTTCCGTATCAAAGCCTCTGACGAAGCTGAACTGAACGAATTGCTTGATGCCGAGGGTTATCAGGCATTGTTGGAAGAAGAAGACGGCGACGAAGAAGAATAA
- the gcvT gene encoding glycine cleavage system aminomethyltransferase GcvT translates to MANHTPLYEQHLADGAKMVDFHGWMMPLHYGSQLDEHHIVRSSAGMFDVSHMTIVDLRGARVREFLRYLLANDVAKLTQPGKALYTAMLTPSAGVIDDLIVYFQTEDYFRLVVNSATREKDLAWITEHAKPFMVAITEREDLSLIAVQGPQAQEKVRSLLSDAQRNIVAGMKPFFGVQADGLFIATTGYTGEAGYEIALPQEQAVGFWQQLLAVGVKPCGLGARDTLRLEAGMNLYGQDMDETVSPLATNMGWTIAWQPEDRQFIGREALERQQAEGTEQLVGLVMTEKGVLRHGQPVRFTDNHGVMQEGVITSGSFSPTLGVSIALARVPAGIGEQAIVQIRNREMPVHVTKPNFVRAGKALVQF, encoded by the coding sequence ATGGCAAACCACACCCCGTTGTATGAACAGCATCTGGCCGATGGCGCCAAAATGGTGGACTTTCATGGCTGGATGATGCCGCTGCATTACGGCTCTCAGTTGGATGAACATCACATCGTACGCAGCAGCGCCGGCATGTTCGATGTGTCGCACATGACTATCGTGGATTTGCGCGGCGCCCGTGTCCGCGAATTTTTGCGTTACCTGCTGGCGAATGATGTCGCCAAATTAACCCAGCCCGGCAAAGCGCTCTATACCGCCATGCTGACGCCGTCGGCCGGCGTGATCGACGATTTAATCGTGTATTTCCAGACCGAAGACTATTTCCGGCTAGTGGTGAATTCCGCTACGCGTGAAAAGGATCTGGCGTGGATTACCGAGCATGCCAAACCGTTCATGGTGGCGATCACCGAACGCGAAGATCTGTCGCTGATAGCCGTGCAAGGGCCGCAGGCGCAGGAAAAGGTGCGTAGTCTGTTGAGCGATGCCCAACGTAACATCGTGGCGGGCATGAAACCTTTCTTCGGCGTGCAGGCCGACGGCCTCTTTATCGCCACCACTGGCTATACTGGCGAAGCAGGCTATGAAATTGCGTTACCACAGGAACAGGCGGTCGGCTTCTGGCAACAACTGCTGGCTGTTGGCGTAAAACCCTGTGGGCTGGGCGCGCGTGATACGTTGCGTCTGGAAGCGGGCATGAACCTGTACGGTCAGGACATGGATGAAACCGTCTCTCCGCTGGCGACCAACATGGGCTGGACCATCGCCTGGCAGCCGGAAGATCGTCAGTTCATCGGCCGTGAGGCGCTGGAACGCCAGCAGGCGGAAGGCACCGAACAGTTGGTTGGTTTGGTGATGACTGAAAAAGGCGTGCTGCGTCACGGTCAACCGGTCCGCTTTACCGATAATCATGGCGTCATGCAGGAAGGGGTGATCACCAGCGGGTCGTTTTCGCCTACGCTGGGCGTCAGCATCGCGCTGGCCCGTGTTCCCGCCGGTATCGGCGAGCAGGCTATCGTGCAGATTCGCAATCGCGAGATGCCGGTGCACGTGACCAAACCGAATTTTGTTCGCGCCGGTAAGGCGCTGGTTCAGTTTTAA